The genomic window CATTTCACTTCCCATGTATCAATCATTCATTAAAGAATGTATAGAAGCAGAAAAATACGTCTGTCAGCGAGTTGACGAGCATTTATCAGAGCTTGCTAAACAAGAGTTTTTTACTAAAGACTCAAAAGTCAAACGATTATTAAACCAAGAATTTGAATTAATCGCCCTAACTAGTGCGACAAGAGAAGACTTAAATGTGATTATGCAAAACAAGTCACTCAGCACAGCTGATTGTCCAATCATGACATTGAATAACCCTCAGTTCAAACAAACAAAACGTATTTTCTTTGAGAAACGACCACTAAATCCAGTTATTTTAGTCAAAATTAATTTGATTAATCGCACCACAAAACGTTTATCTAAACAAATTATCTTACCAATTGAGTTTGAATTGGTTCGAGGACTTGTTAGTGAACAAATTATTTTTCTGGAAAAAGATAACTACATAGTGAACCCATATCTTCATATTGATGCGGATAATTTCAAATTACTTTATGTACCTGAACGCGAGGAATTTTTAAGACGAGAGCATCCGCCTATTGATATCACATAAAAAAACAAGTCATCTACTCAACAGACGACTTGTTTTTTTCTTGACAAGATTGGCAAATACCATGAAAAGTTAGGCGATGATCTGTCACTTTAAAACAAAAATTTGTTTCCACTATTTTCTCAACATCGCCTAATAAATCCTCTTCAATTTCATCAATATTACCACACTCTAAACACAATAAATGATGGTGAAAATGTTTAGCTCCTTCTTTTCTCATATCATATCTTGATAACCCATCATTAAAATTTACTTTATCCAGTACATTTAATTCTGTCAACATTTCAAGCGTACGATAGACAGTCGCTAAGCCAATATCAGGTGTCTTTAATTTTACTAGCATATAGATTTCTTCAGCTGACAAATGATCTTTTTCATTTTCAAGTAGCACTAAAACTGTTGCTTCACGTTGCGGTGTCAATTTATAATTGGCTTCGTGTAACTGATCTTTTATCCTCTGCAATGCTAGTCCTTGCTGTTCCATAGTAGCTTGCACATCCTTTTTTATAATCATTCTTATTATCACTTAAAATAAGTTCATATAAATTATAATTTATCTAATGTACAAAATCAACCTATTCTCAATTAGATGGCTAATCTTTAACCAAATAGGTTTTTCCATCTTTTTGAATCACACGTTTTTCTTTCATTAATGACCCTAAAGCACGTTTAAATTGTCCTTTACTAATCGCGAACGTTTGCTTAATTTCTTCTGGGGTGGATTTATCGCTAAAGGGAATCATTCCATCTTGAGAACGTTCTAAGAAGGTTAAAATCATTTGCGCGTCATCAGAGATTACTTCATAAGCTCTTGGTTTTAATGACATGTTTAACATGCCATCAGGACGAACACCAATCACTCGACCATTTACGATTTCACCTAAACGTGGTTCATCATATCGTTCTGATGGGTGGATAAATGCCACATACTGCTCATCAGTAAACACAAAAGTCCCCACCATTTTTAAGCGGTACACAACGCCTGTGATATTTTTATTCTTCATTGATTCTTCATCTGCTGCTTTTGACATCGCTAAAAACGTCATATCGTCTGCTATATTTGCCCAAAGTCTTGCTTTTTCATCTACTGACAATCGAACTAATAACTTGTCACCTTTTTTCGGCCATAATTGTTTCATCTCTGGTAACTCATCAAGAGAAACTACCACTTCTTTATCTGGTAAACCGATATCAACAAACACCCCTAAATCACGTCTTGAATCAACTACTTCAGCAAAGCCAAATTTATGTTGTTGAATCTCTGGAATGGTTGTTGTAAAAATTCGATCATGCTTTTGATTTTCATAACCAAACCCTTCCACCATATCTCCTATTTTAAAATCGCCTTCGGACTTATTTAAATGAAACGTCACACCATTTTTTTGCACAAAAAATAACTGATCGTTTTCATCAATAATTAATCCGCTCCACACGCTACCTATTAAATCTTTCATGTATTTTGCCCATCCTTTCGTTGTTCTCACATTATATCATAATTTATTCGCCAATTAATTAAAAGTTAATAGCAAACCACTTATCTGATTATTTCGACCTTTTATCTTAAAAACATTTTCTTTTTAGTCTTCCTACTTTATTATACGTTCTAGAGGTGATGATAATTATGAAACTTATTGAAGTATCAAACTTAACAAAAAAATATGGAAATTTTACTGCCCTAGACAACTTATCGATGGATATCTATGCAGGACAACTAACAGCATTTTTAGGAACAAACGGGGCTGGAAAATCTACCACAATCAATTTATTAACAGGTATCCAACAACCAACATCTGGCAAAATCGACTATAATGAATCCTATAGTAAAGACATTGGTATTGTTTTCCAAAACAGTATCTTAGATAATAAACTAACTGTTTGGCAAAACTTAGCCACTAGAGCTTATATGTACAAACACATTACAATCCAAGATCTTGAAAACTTAATGTCTCAAACAGGTGTTAATCAATTTTCTCATAAACGATATGGTGATTTATCAGGTGGTATGAAACGTAAAGTTGATATTACCAGAGCACTAATTAATCACCCTACTTTAATATTTTTAGATGAACCTACTACTGGTCTAGATGCACAATCTAGAATAGAAATATGGCAACTGCTAAAAGAGTTGCAACAAACAAAAAACCTTGCTATTTTTTTGACTACTCACTATTTAGAAGAAGCTGAATATGCAGATAATATTTATATTTTACAAAAAGGACAACTCATTGCACACGGCTCTGCTAATACTTTAAAAAAGACGTATGGAGAACAATTATTATGGGTAGTTCCCTCTACCAACTCTTCTTTTTTAAACACTCTAGAATTTAAAAACTATCAAATAGATAAATATAAAGGTATTGGTATCCCTGTGCAAAATTATGATGAAGCTATCCTATTACTAAATAAATATCACAATCAGATACTTGATTTTTCATTTCAACCCATTACACTCTCAGAAGTGTTCATTCAACTAACGAAAGAGGTATAAATATGAAGGCTATTGCTAAGAGAAGTATTTACTTATACTTAATTAATCCAATTAATATGTTTTTTTCTTTACTGGGATCCCTTATTGTATTTTTCCTTTACTTACTATTCATTAAACAAAATATTGTCTCTCAATTCCAAGATATCACATCTTCGACAGCTTTAATCAATCTGTGGATGCTAGGTGCTTTATTAACAGTGACTTCATTGACCACCTCTTTTTCTGCCATTGGTCAGTTCATTCAAGACAAATCATCTAATAAATTAATTGATTTCACAATGACAGATATTTCGGCTATTAATCTACTAAATGGTTATTTCATTAGTTCATTTATTGTTTCACTCATCATGCAAAGCATTGTGTTCTTATTTGTTATAATATTTTTTCTAATAATTGGCGAACCTTTAAATTTAACTATTAATCAATACTTGTCACTTTTTCCAATCATGTTGATAACATCACTCACTTCGACAAGCTTTAATTTAATGATTTGTGCATTTATCAAAAATGAAGCAACACTAAGAACAATCGCTAGTATCATGGGCGCACTATCAGGTTTTTTGACAGGGGCATATATTCCAATAGGCGCTTTAAGTGATTCAGCTAAAAATATCATTCGTCTCTTTCCCTTATCTTACTCGTCTAGTATGTTCAGATACACTTTGATGAGCCCTTTACTAAACAGTTTACCAAAAAAACAATCACTGTTTCTTGAAAAATTTTTGGGGTTAAATTTTGATTGGAAAGCATCATTAAACTCTATCCAATTAAATATTACTGTACTTTTCTTATTTTCTTTTATCTGCCTTAGTATGATATTCTTAATGCGTAAATACATTTTAACAACTACTCTATCTGAAAGGAATTAACTGTTGTGCATATTTTTTTCAAACAAAATAAACAACTCTCAAAAGAAGATATTAATATTCAAATTGAATCTGCTGAACACTCAGATAGCATCAAACAATTAAAGCATTATATTAGGCAATTCAATCGGCAACAGTTAATCATTTCTTCTGAAGGTCGATACTATACCGTTGATACCAAAAATATTCTCTTTATTGATGTATTAGGTGACTTTTGTACTATACATTTAAATGATCAATCCTTAACTTATCGAAAAAGTCTTTCACAGCTTGAAACAGAATTACCAAAGCATCATTTTCAAAGAATTTCTCGCTATTGTATAATTAATTTAAACTCGATTCACCACATTGACAATAGTTTGTCTGGTAATATGAGTGTTCAACTGATTAATGGCGAGTCATTAACTATTAGTAGAAGGTATTGGAAAAAAGTGAAAGAGAGGTTATTAAACCATGACTAAACAACTAAAAAAACTCATTAATCTAGCGTTTATCGGCGTAGGATTTGGCTCATTTTTTTATTTAATCACCAAGCTTTTTTTAGATAATCCAACTACCATTTCCAGATATGAAGTAATCCATTATTGGATAATGAGCATACTAATCTCATGGTATTCATTGCTTTTTAAAAGCAATAAACTCTCTAATTATTCTCTTTTCCCTCTTCATTTTGTCCTGACATTTATGACTGTTGTGACAACAAATTACTTAACGCTTTCTGTTTATACCATTAAAGAAGTCATTCTTACTTTTATCATTTTTTTCGTCATTTATGTAATTGTTTTTATCACCATATCCATACAAAACAAACAATCAATTCATAGGATCAATCAAATTATAAACAACAAAAGAGATAACTGAGTCACTGCTCAATTATCTCTTATTTTTCTGGTAATTCTTTTTTCCACATTAAAGATAAGAAACTTGTCAAAAGTAACACAATAGCTGACACATAGTATGGGTAGAAATGATTGATATCAAATAACATCCCCGAAGCCATTGGTCCTAAAATATTACCAAAACTGGTAAAAGTTGAGTTTAACCCATTAACCGTTCCTTGTCTGTCTCCTGCGTGTTTGGATAAATACGTTGTAATACCTGGTCGCAATAAGTCAAATGCTAAAAACACCACAAACGTCGACAATACAACGACCCACTTGCTATCTGTAAAGGCAATCACCCCAACAAATATAGCGCTCGCAAAAAACGATACTCGAATTAATCCGACCTCACCAATTCGCTTGATAATCCCATCAAAAAAGACCACCTGACAAATCAAAGCCAACACACCACTTACGGTGATAATTGCCGCAATTTCTGAGGTTGAAAAATTAAAATTAATGGTCGCCATGATACTATAAATTGATTCAAATGATTGCAACCCAAATGACGAAATCAAAATAACGACAAATGGGAATGTAAAGATTGGATCTTTTAAAATATCCATTACAGAGCCTTTCTCTGCAACTTGACCATGAACCAATTGTTTCTCAGGCTCTTTCAGAATGAGCATGGTCATAATGAATCCAACAAACGCTAAAAACGCCGCAGCAAAAAATGGGACCCTCATACCAAAATGGGCTAAAAATCCACCTACTCCTGGTCCAATGATAAACCCACCACTAATGGCAGCAGAAACTAATCCCATGGCTTTTGGTCGTTCATCAAACGTGGTTACATCTGCGACATATGCAGTAACTGATGGCATGATTAACGCAGCTGCAATCCCACCAAGTCCACGAGAGACGTACAACCAACTGACCACTTGACCTAAACCAAAAATCAGTTCTGAAATAGCAAAAATTAACATCCCGATTGCAATGATTAATTTTCGTCCGACTTTATCAGACAAACTACCGGCAATCGGCGACACAATTAATTGCAGCACAGCAAAAACAGAAATCATCAATCCCATAGTAGAGCCTGACAAATGCATGTCTTCTTTTAACATTGGCATAACTGGAATAACTAAACCGGCACCCAAAAACACTAAAAATAAATTAGAAATTGCTAAATACATCATACTTTTTTTATTTACCATTTATTTTATGCTCCTTTCCTATAAGTCTAATCTAAACTATTCTACACTACTCGTCTGAAAAAAAGCCATAGTATTTCA from Vagococcus martis includes these protein-coding regions:
- the fur gene encoding ferric iron uptake transcriptional regulator, which produces MIIKKDVQATMEQQGLALQRIKDQLHEANYKLTPQREATVLVLLENEKDHLSAEEIYMLVKLKTPDIGLATVYRTLEMLTELNVLDKVNFNDGLSRYDMRKEGAKHFHHHLLCLECGNIDEIEEDLLGDVEKIVETNFCFKVTDHRLTFHGICQSCQEKNKSSVE
- a CDS encoding CvfB family protein, with the protein product MKDLIGSVWSGLIIDENDQLFFVQKNGVTFHLNKSEGDFKIGDMVEGFGYENQKHDRIFTTTIPEIQQHKFGFAEVVDSRRDLGVFVDIGLPDKEVVVSLDELPEMKQLWPKKGDKLLVRLSVDEKARLWANIADDMTFLAMSKAADEESMKNKNITGVVYRLKMVGTFVFTDEQYVAFIHPSERYDEPRLGEIVNGRVIGVRPDGMLNMSLKPRAYEVISDDAQMILTFLERSQDGMIPFSDKSTPEEIKQTFAISKGQFKRALGSLMKEKRVIQKDGKTYLVKD
- a CDS encoding ABC transporter ATP-binding protein codes for the protein MKLIEVSNLTKKYGNFTALDNLSMDIYAGQLTAFLGTNGAGKSTTINLLTGIQQPTSGKIDYNESYSKDIGIVFQNSILDNKLTVWQNLATRAYMYKHITIQDLENLMSQTGVNQFSHKRYGDLSGGMKRKVDITRALINHPTLIFLDEPTTGLDAQSRIEIWQLLKELQQTKNLAIFLTTHYLEEAEYADNIYILQKGQLIAHGSANTLKKTYGEQLLWVVPSTNSSFLNTLEFKNYQIDKYKGIGIPVQNYDEAILLLNKYHNQILDFSFQPITLSEVFIQLTKEV
- a CDS encoding ABC transporter permease, yielding MKAIAKRSIYLYLINPINMFFSLLGSLIVFFLYLLFIKQNIVSQFQDITSSTALINLWMLGALLTVTSLTTSFSAIGQFIQDKSSNKLIDFTMTDISAINLLNGYFISSFIVSLIMQSIVFLFVIIFFLIIGEPLNLTINQYLSLFPIMLITSLTSTSFNLMICAFIKNEATLRTIASIMGALSGFLTGAYIPIGALSDSAKNIIRLFPLSYSSSMFRYTLMSPLLNSLPKKQSLFLEKFLGLNFDWKASLNSIQLNITVLFLFSFICLSMIFLMRKYILTTTLSERN
- a CDS encoding LytR/AlgR family response regulator transcription factor produces the protein MHIFFKQNKQLSKEDINIQIESAEHSDSIKQLKHYIRQFNRQQLIISSEGRYYTVDTKNILFIDVLGDFCTIHLNDQSLTYRKSLSQLETELPKHHFQRISRYCIINLNSIHHIDNSLSGNMSVQLINGESLTISRRYWKKVKERLLNHD
- a CDS encoding DUF3021 family protein, which produces MTKQLKKLINLAFIGVGFGSFFYLITKLFLDNPTTISRYEVIHYWIMSILISWYSLLFKSNKLSNYSLFPLHFVLTFMTVVTTNYLTLSVYTIKEVILTFIIFFVIYVIVFITISIQNKQSIHRINQIINNKRDN
- a CDS encoding MFS transporter, with product MVNKKSMMYLAISNLFLVFLGAGLVIPVMPMLKEDMHLSGSTMGLMISVFAVLQLIVSPIAGSLSDKVGRKLIIAIGMLIFAISELIFGLGQVVSWLYVSRGLGGIAAALIMPSVTAYVADVTTFDERPKAMGLVSAAISGGFIIGPGVGGFLAHFGMRVPFFAAAFLAFVGFIMTMLILKEPEKQLVHGQVAEKGSVMDILKDPIFTFPFVVILISSFGLQSFESIYSIMATINFNFSTSEIAAIITVSGVLALICQVVFFDGIIKRIGEVGLIRVSFFASAIFVGVIAFTDSKWVVVLSTFVVFLAFDLLRPGITTYLSKHAGDRQGTVNGLNSTFTSFGNILGPMASGMLFDINHFYPYYVSAIVLLLTSFLSLMWKKELPEK